The following are encoded together in the Clostridium sp. BJN0013 genome:
- the murA gene encoding UDP-N-acetylglucosamine 1-carboxyvinyltransferase yields MNKIVIKGGSNLHGEVNISAAKNSVLPIIAASILSGDKCIIDNVPMLEDVFVISNILKSIYADVIIDKNLNKIIIDTSNISYCDPCSELVKKMRASFLIMGPMISRFGGFKLCLPGGCNIGTRPIDLHLKGFAALGAKVNVEHGFVEAKAKKLIGNKIYLDFPSVGATENIMMAAVTAEGETIIENAAEEPEIKDLADFLNSMGANITGAGSRAIHIKGVKNLKGSSHSPICDRIESGTFMVAAAITKSKIRINGINEEYLKPIIAKLTEAGVYIKCEGNSLIVDGNRELNPIDIKTMPYPGFPTDMQSQVTGLLSTVKGTSIITETIFENRFMHVMEMKRMGANIKIDGRSAVIEGVDKLTGAEVKATDLRAGAALILCGLAAEGKTEVTDVYHIDRGYVDIEKKLKALGADIERINE; encoded by the coding sequence ATGAATAAGATAGTAATCAAAGGAGGAAGTAACCTCCATGGGGAAGTTAACATCAGTGCTGCTAAAAATTCAGTATTACCTATTATAGCGGCTTCCATTTTAAGTGGGGATAAGTGCATTATAGATAATGTTCCTATGTTAGAGGATGTTTTTGTAATAAGTAATATATTAAAAAGTATATATGCAGATGTAATTATAGATAAGAATTTAAATAAGATTATTATAGATACTTCTAATATAAGTTATTGTGATCCCTGTAGTGAACTAGTGAAAAAAATGAGGGCATCATTTTTAATAATGGGACCTATGATATCAAGATTTGGAGGATTTAAATTATGTCTTCCTGGAGGATGTAATATTGGAACTAGGCCAATAGACTTGCATTTAAAAGGGTTTGCGGCTCTTGGTGCAAAGGTAAATGTAGAACATGGATTTGTAGAAGCAAAAGCTAAAAAATTAATAGGAAATAAAATATATTTGGATTTTCCATCAGTAGGCGCTACAGAAAATATAATGATGGCAGCAGTGACTGCTGAAGGAGAGACTATAATAGAAAATGCAGCGGAAGAACCGGAGATAAAAGATCTGGCAGACTTTTTGAATAGTATGGGTGCAAATATAACTGGTGCAGGGTCTAGGGCTATTCATATAAAAGGAGTAAAAAATTTGAAAGGTAGTAGTCATAGTCCAATATGTGACAGGATAGAGTCAGGAACATTTATGGTAGCTGCAGCCATAACTAAGAGCAAGATTAGAATAAATGGTATAAATGAGGAATATTTAAAGCCTATAATTGCTAAACTTACAGAGGCTGGGGTATATATAAAATGTGAAGGAAATAGTTTAATTGTAGATGGGAATAGAGAGTTAAATCCTATAGATATTAAGACTATGCCTTATCCAGGATTTCCTACGGATATGCAATCACAAGTAACTGGTTTATTAAGTACAGTTAAAGGTACAAGTATTATAACTGAAACCATTTTTGAAAATAGATTTATGCATGTAATGGAAATGAAAAGAATGGGAGCAAATATAAAGATAGATGGAAGAAGTGCAGTCATAGAAGGAGTTGATAAGCTTACAGGAGCAGAAGTAAAAGCTACAGATCTTAGAGCTGGTGCTGCACTTATACTTTGTGGGCTAGCGGCAGAAGGAAAAACAGAAGTTACAGATGTATATCATATAGATAGAGGATATGTAGATATTGAAAAAAAGCTAAAAGCATTGGGCGCTGATATTGAAAGAATAAATGAATAA
- the spoIID gene encoding stage II sporulation protein D — MKRCITNFFKKLIILVSMSTAFIVLLSLGINGMKISQYTIPEFLMRSINKSYNYNPQYIKVYISEENKIEKMTLEEYVIGVVAAEMPAEFSEEAIKAQAVAARTFGAAHMEIYGGKKYKSNTGADVCDTVKCQVFTNKEERMKNWPESERNEYWDKIVNAVEATSGQILTYKNKLVMEPYYFAVSGGRTENAVDVFGKGEEYLKSVESPGEEDASKYKTSIQLSYTNFINKINSQYPNSRLSVKNLSDQVCIESRNEGGSVKEIKLGSITISGAKFRTIMSLNSSDFNIYFKDNIIIECIGYGHRVGMSQWGANAMAKQGKTYKEILAHYYNKTELQNLEIFRNK; from the coding sequence ATGAAAAGATGTATTACAAACTTTTTCAAAAAACTTATTATTTTAGTATCTATGAGTACAGCATTTATAGTATTACTTTCTTTGGGCATAAACGGCATGAAAATTAGCCAATACACTATACCAGAATTTTTAATGAGATCCATAAATAAAAGCTATAATTATAATCCGCAGTATATAAAAGTATATATAAGTGAAGAAAATAAAATAGAAAAAATGACCTTGGAAGAATACGTAATAGGAGTTGTAGCAGCTGAAATGCCAGCGGAATTTTCGGAAGAAGCAATTAAGGCTCAAGCTGTAGCAGCTAGAACCTTTGGGGCAGCCCATATGGAGATATATGGAGGGAAAAAATATAAAAGTAATACTGGAGCAGACGTATGTGATACAGTTAAATGTCAAGTATTCACAAATAAAGAGGAAAGAATGAAAAACTGGCCTGAATCTGAGAGAAATGAATATTGGGATAAAATAGTAAATGCAGTAGAAGCTACTTCAGGACAGATATTAACCTATAAAAATAAACTGGTTATGGAACCTTATTATTTTGCGGTAAGTGGGGGTAGGACAGAAAATGCAGTAGATGTGTTTGGAAAGGGAGAAGAATATTTAAAGAGTGTAGAAAGCCCTGGGGAAGAAGATGCATCTAAGTATAAAACTTCTATACAATTATCCTATACTAATTTTATAAATAAAATAAATTCTCAATATCCTAATTCGAGATTGTCCGTAAAAAATTTATCTGATCAAGTATGTATAGAATCTAGAAATGAAGGAGGGTCTGTTAAAGAAATTAAATTAGGATCAATTACTATATCTGGAGCAAAATTTAGAACTATTATGTCATTAAATTCTTCAGATTTTAATATTTATTTTAAAGACAATATTATTATTGAGTGTATTGGATATGGGCATAGAGTGGGAATGAGTCAGTGGGGAGCAAATGCCATGGCAAAACAGGGTAAAACTTATAAAGAAATATTAGCCCATTATTACAATAAAACAGAGCTTCAAAATTTAGAAATATTTCGCAATAAATAA
- a CDS encoding peptidoglycan DD-metalloendopeptidase family protein, whose protein sequence is MDRKIFSRAFNFLKKEGFYIILFVCLCVVATVAVITARNNKNQSAELQKSVSLEQKQTKETAQTDEKPSSSYDNALQVKKSEETNSNESEETSKSVSSSVSTSFQKPVEGNIARAYSEDPVYWDSTGTYRPNLGYDIQTELGKPVFAAMDGKVEEVNKATQDGVEVIIDHQNGLKTIYSNLDPNVEVSVGQTLKKGTAIGIVGKSTLRAAYEKYGDHLHFAVLKGNEFVNPAKYIKY, encoded by the coding sequence ATGGACAGAAAAATTTTTAGTAGAGCATTTAACTTTTTGAAAAAGGAGGGCTTTTATATAATACTGTTTGTTTGTCTTTGCGTTGTAGCAACAGTTGCAGTAATAACTGCTAGAAATAATAAAAATCAGAGTGCTGAGTTACAGAAAAGTGTAAGCTTAGAGCAAAAACAAACCAAAGAAACAGCCCAGACAGATGAGAAGCCTTCTTCCAGTTATGATAATGCTCTCCAAGTAAAAAAGAGTGAAGAAACAAATAGTAATGAATCCGAAGAAACTTCAAAAAGTGTATCTAGTTCAGTTAGTACTTCTTTTCAAAAACCAGTGGAAGGAAATATTGCAAGAGCATATTCAGAAGATCCAGTATATTGGGATTCTACAGGTACCTATAGACCTAATTTGGGATATGATATACAAACAGAGTTGGGGAAACCTGTATTTGCAGCTATGGATGGAAAAGTAGAAGAAGTGAATAAAGCAACTCAGGATGGAGTAGAAGTTATTATAGATCATCAAAATGGATTAAAAACTATTTATTCTAACTTGGATCCTAATGTTGAAGTTAGTGTCGGTCAAACATTAAAAAAAGGAACTGCTATAGGAATAGTAGGAAAAAGTACATTAAGAGCAGCATATGAGAAATATGGAGATCATTTGCATTTTGCAGTTCTAAAAGGCAATGAGTTTGTAAATCCAGCTAAATATATAAAATATTAA
- the spoIIID gene encoding sporulation transcriptional regulator SpoIIID codes for MKDYIEERVLEVAKYIIGSKATIRKTAKVFGVSKSTIHKDMTERLPKINPQIAQEAKNILDYNKAERHIRGGKATKMKYKAIEG; via the coding sequence TTGAAAGATTACATTGAAGAAAGAGTTTTAGAAGTTGCCAAATATATAATAGGTTCTAAAGCTACTATAAGAAAAACCGCTAAAGTTTTTGGAGTAAGTAAAAGTACTATACACAAAGATATGACAGAAAGATTACCAAAGATAAATCCGCAAATTGCCCAGGAAGCTAAAAATATATTGGATTATAACAAGGCAGAAAGGCATATAAGAGGCGGAAAAGCTACAAAAATGAAATATAAAGCTATTGAGGGGTAA
- a CDS encoding rod shape-determining protein yields the protein MFFNIGTDMGIDLGTATVLVYIKGRGVILKEPSVVAIDKTRDKVLAVGEEAWQMIGRTPGNIVAIRPLRDGVISDYDVTEKMLKYFIGKACGKKRMSAPRIVVCVPCESTEVEKRAVIDAAKNAGAKKVFLIEEPLAAAIGAGIDITKASGNMVIDIGGGTTDVAVISLGGIVVRSSIKIAGDKFDEAIMKYIRKEHKLMIGERTSEDLKINIGSAFDREEEVTMEIRGRDLVTGLPKNITVSSEEMRIALKEIVNSIADTTHAVLEKTPPELAADIAEKGIFMTGGGSLLNGLSDLIREITKVPVYVVEDPISCVALGTGKVLEYLDKMEVFFTGDDITLID from the coding sequence ATGTTTTTTAATATAGGAACTGATATGGGTATAGATTTAGGCACGGCTACGGTACTTGTTTACATTAAAGGTAGAGGGGTAATTTTAAAAGAACCTTCAGTTGTTGCTATAGATAAGACTAGAGATAAAGTGCTTGCCGTGGGAGAAGAAGCATGGCAAATGATAGGGAGAACACCAGGAAATATTGTTGCTATTCGTCCACTAAGGGATGGAGTTATATCTGATTATGATGTAACAGAAAAGATGTTAAAGTATTTTATAGGTAAGGCTTGTGGGAAAAAAAGAATGTCAGCACCTAGAATAGTAGTATGTGTTCCTTGTGAATCTACTGAAGTTGAAAAGAGAGCTGTAATTGATGCAGCTAAAAATGCAGGTGCAAAAAAGGTGTTTTTGATTGAAGAACCATTAGCTGCAGCCATTGGTGCAGGAATTGACATAACTAAAGCTAGTGGTAATATGGTAATAGATATAGGGGGAGGAACTACGGATGTGGCAGTGATTTCTTTAGGAGGAATAGTTGTAAGATCCTCTATAAAAATAGCAGGAGATAAGTTTGACGAAGCTATAATGAAATATATCAGAAAAGAACATAAATTAATGATTGGAGAAAGAACTTCAGAGGATTTAAAAATAAATATAGGTTCTGCCTTTGACAGAGAAGAAGAAGTGACTATGGAAATAAGGGGAAGAGATTTGGTTACAGGACTTCCTAAAAATATAACAGTGTCCTCAGAAGAAATGAGAATAGCATTAAAGGAAATTGTAAATTCTATAGCGGATACAACTCATGCAGTATTAGAGAAAACTCCACCAGAATTAGCAGCGGATATAGCTGAAAAAGGTATTTTTATGACTGGTGGAGGATCATTATTAAATGGACTAAGTGATTTAATAAGAGAAATTACAAAAGTACCTGTTTATGTGGTTGAAGATCCTATATCCTGTGTGGCTTTAGGTACAGGCAAAGTTCTTGAATATTTAGATAAAATGGAAGTTTTCTTTACTGGTGATGATATAACATTAATAGATTAA
- the yyaC gene encoding spore protease YyaC yields the protein MNRVKVNYKNPVSYHELAYFLKNYINKDTIIVCIGTDRYIGDCLGPLVGSLLKCKHFPLPTYGTISDPIHALNIEDKLKQIKLIHPYSTIIGIDACLGNPETIGEIQARDFPVHPGKGVGKSLPNVGDYSIIGIVDSNENENLFSNSSNIRLNLILNMAEVILYSLIHSYYLYYNNILS from the coding sequence ATGAATAGAGTAAAAGTCAATTATAAAAATCCTGTGTCCTACCATGAACTTGCCTACTTTCTAAAGAATTACATTAATAAAGATACTATTATTGTATGTATTGGTACAGATAGATATATAGGAGACTGTTTAGGTCCTTTAGTAGGTAGTCTACTAAAATGCAAACACTTTCCTTTACCTACTTACGGTACAATTTCAGATCCTATACATGCTTTAAATATAGAAGATAAATTAAAACAAATAAAGTTAATTCATCCCTATAGTACTATTATAGGGATAGATGCTTGTTTAGGGAATCCAGAAACCATAGGAGAAATTCAAGCAAGGGATTTCCCTGTTCATCCTGGTAAAGGCGTAGGAAAGTCTCTTCCAAATGTAGGAGATTATTCAATAATAGGCATAGTTGATTCAAATGAAAATGAAAATCTCTTTAGTAACTCTAGTAATATTCGTCTGAATTTAATTTTAAATATGGCTGAAGTAATACTTTATTCATTAATTCATTCATATTATTTATATTATAACAATATATTATCTTAA
- the metK gene encoding methionine adenosyltransferase, whose product MRRLFTSESVTEGHPDKMCDQISDAILDAILERDPQGRVACETATTTGMVLVMGEISTNCYIDIPKVVRKTIREIGYTRAKYGFDCDTCAVLSSIDEQSLDIAMGVDKSLEAKVGKMEKVDAIGAGDQGMMFGFATNETPEYMPMPINLAHKLSKRLSQVRKESILNYLRPDGKTQVTIEYADNKPIRVDTIVVSTQHDEFVTREQIEKDIIDNVIKPIVSPEFLDSNTKYFINPTGRFVVGGPQGDSGLTGRKIIVDTYGGYGRHGGGAFSGKDPTKVDRSAAYAARWVAKNLVAAGVADKLEIQIAYAIGVAEPVSISVDTFGTQKISEERIIDIVNRVFDLKPAAIIRDLDLRRPIYRQVAAYGHFGRTDIDLPWERLNKVNDIKGYF is encoded by the coding sequence ATGAGAAGACTTTTTACATCTGAATCAGTTACAGAAGGACATCCTGATAAAATGTGCGATCAAATTTCAGATGCTATTTTAGATGCTATTTTAGAACGGGATCCCCAGGGGAGAGTGGCATGTGAAACTGCAACTACTACAGGTATGGTTTTAGTTATGGGAGAAATATCTACCAATTGTTACATTGATATTCCTAAAGTAGTTAGGAAAACTATAAGGGAAATAGGGTACACTAGAGCTAAATATGGATTTGATTGTGATACTTGCGCTGTGTTGAGTTCAATTGACGAACAATCATTAGATATAGCTATGGGAGTTGATAAATCCTTAGAAGCCAAAGTAGGTAAAATGGAAAAAGTAGATGCTATAGGAGCTGGAGATCAAGGTATGATGTTTGGATTTGCAACAAACGAAACTCCAGAATATATGCCTATGCCTATAAACTTAGCCCATAAACTTTCAAAGAGGTTGTCACAAGTCAGAAAAGAAAGTATATTGAATTATTTAAGACCGGATGGAAAAACACAGGTTACTATAGAATATGCGGATAATAAACCAATTAGAGTTGATACAATAGTAGTATCTACACAGCATGATGAATTTGTGACCAGGGAGCAAATTGAAAAAGATATAATAGATAATGTTATAAAACCTATTGTATCACCAGAATTTTTAGATTCTAATACTAAATATTTTATAAATCCAACAGGGAGGTTCGTAGTTGGAGGTCCTCAGGGAGATTCTGGACTTACGGGAAGAAAGATAATAGTTGATACATACGGCGGTTACGGAAGACATGGCGGCGGGGCATTTTCAGGAAAAGATCCTACTAAAGTCGATAGATCTGCTGCTTATGCTGCTAGGTGGGTGGCTAAGAATTTAGTCGCTGCTGGAGTTGCTGACAAGCTAGAAATACAAATTGCTTATGCCATAGGTGTAGCAGAACCTGTATCAATAAGTGTAGATACTTTTGGCACACAAAAGATATCAGAAGAGAGGATAATTGATATAGTAAATAGAGTATTTGATTTAAAGCCAGCAGCTATAATAAGAGACCTAGACTTAAGAAGACCTATATATAGGCAAGTTGCAGCTTATGGACATTTTGGAAGAACTGATATAGATTTACCTTGGGAAAGGTTAAATAAAGTTAATGATATAAAAGGTTATTTTTAA
- a CDS encoding ABC transporter substrate-binding protein, whose protein sequence is MKKTNSKILILFIVITVMLMSIISTGCGNKKNSTSTKQENSTSSTRKIVDGTGKTVTIPYEITRIAASGALNQIVLILGGADKLVATAQGVQTGFFPKVYPRITEIPAAYTGSGPGTLNMETLLKANSQVVFGTFTQTEQERLQKANIAFLGLKLETPEDIKNTITMVGKVLGESGEEKAKKFNEYYDNNIKYVSDKTKSSEKVKVFVASGTPKGSLTTIGSNDINTSYIEAAGGINIASENISKESSTSNEGTSVDFEFLYKNQPDVIIATSKNTYDYIMDTSSSNQWQSLTAVKNKQVYLNPKGVYLWSVRSAEGALQPLWLAKNLHPDLFNDLDIKQKVKEFYKNYYYYDLSANDIEDILNPKK, encoded by the coding sequence ATGAAAAAAACAAATTCAAAAATTTTAATTTTATTTATAGTAATTACAGTTATGCTCATGTCAATTATTAGTACAGGCTGTGGAAATAAAAAAAATAGTACATCCACCAAGCAAGAGAATTCAACATCCTCAACAAGAAAAATAGTTGATGGTACTGGTAAAACAGTCACAATACCCTATGAGATTACTAGAATAGCTGCATCTGGAGCTTTGAATCAGATAGTTTTAATACTTGGTGGAGCAGATAAATTGGTGGCAACAGCCCAAGGGGTTCAAACAGGTTTTTTTCCTAAAGTTTATCCTAGGATAACAGAAATTCCCGCTGCCTACACAGGTTCAGGCCCTGGAACTTTAAACATGGAGACTTTACTTAAAGCAAACTCACAAGTAGTTTTTGGTACATTTACTCAAACTGAACAAGAAAGACTACAAAAAGCTAATATAGCTTTTCTAGGACTAAAATTAGAAACTCCTGAAGATATAAAAAATACTATTACTATGGTTGGAAAAGTACTTGGAGAAAGCGGTGAAGAGAAAGCTAAAAAATTTAATGAATACTATGATAATAATATAAAATATGTTAGTGACAAAACTAAGTCTAGTGAAAAAGTTAAAGTATTTGTTGCCAGTGGTACCCCAAAAGGGTCACTTACCACAATTGGTTCCAATGACATAAATACTTCCTACATAGAGGCTGCTGGAGGTATAAATATAGCTTCAGAAAATATTTCTAAAGAATCTAGCACTAGCAATGAAGGTACCAGTGTTGATTTTGAGTTTCTATACAAAAATCAGCCAGATGTGATTATAGCCACAAGTAAAAACACTTACGATTATATCATGGACACAAGCAGTTCAAATCAGTGGCAATCTCTAACAGCTGTAAAAAATAAACAAGTTTATCTTAATCCTAAAGGAGTATATTTATGGTCTGTAAGAAGTGCAGAAGGTGCATTACAACCTTTATGGCTAGCCAAAAATCTCCATCCCGACTTATTTAATGATTTAGATATTAAGCAAAAGGTAAAAGAATTTTATAAAAATTACTACTATTATGATCTATCAGCTAATGACATAGAGGACATATTAAATCCCAAAAAATAA
- a CDS encoding nitrogenase component 1 produces the protein MYKEKLEHNNTHNLTFMQCAECQSPIISNILSTIKGNVVIIHSPLGCASSFVDFNLKFKIGLKKRGLPIENAKLISSNITEMDIQNVIDSIQDNYSIPLITITCKLYNSKAWGSGFNFKKAGGLNKLIRTTHKEGKFYNVINFSSNDDIKEILNKIPVKWNHISCYTDYECLEKMGSAQGTLLISADRFSKYIANWLMERLTEMLTRYDSTFPQRFFTIGKSTYISGITRFLVKELGMIPGCQYIVDDPPYKYRDKIENSFKNITSEISSAITFVNDGEKIIKSIKEKIEDLIPLIIGSSWDSIIASKLKGYFISISLPISDRLILNKSYVGYEGRLAFIEDIFSCILRGL, from the coding sequence ATGTACAAAGAAAAATTAGAACATAATAATACACACAATCTAACTTTTATGCAATGTGCAGAATGTCAGTCACCTATTATTTCAAATATTCTTTCTACAATAAAAGGTAATGTAGTAATTATTCACTCACCTTTGGGATGCGCATCATCATTTGTGGATTTTAATCTTAAATTTAAAATAGGATTAAAAAAACGCGGTTTGCCTATTGAAAATGCAAAGTTAATTAGCAGCAATATCACAGAGATGGATATACAAAATGTTATTGATTCTATCCAGGATAATTATTCAATTCCTTTAATCACAATTACCTGCAAACTTTACAATTCTAAGGCATGGGGTTCTGGATTTAACTTCAAAAAAGCCGGAGGCTTGAATAAACTCATAAGAACTACCCATAAAGAGGGAAAATTTTATAATGTTATTAATTTTAGTAGTAATGATGATATAAAAGAAATACTTAATAAAATACCCGTTAAGTGGAATCATATCTCTTGCTATACAGATTATGAGTGTTTAGAAAAAATGGGAAGTGCACAAGGTACTCTATTAATTTCTGCTGACCGTTTCAGCAAATATATTGCAAATTGGCTAATGGAAAGATTAACTGAAATGTTAACTCGTTATGACAGCACCTTCCCACAACGTTTCTTTACTATTGGAAAGTCTACATATATATCTGGAATTACCAGATTTTTAGTAAAAGAATTGGGTATGATACCAGGATGCCAATATATAGTAGATGATCCCCCTTATAAATACAGAGATAAGATAGAAAACAGTTTTAAAAATATAACTAGTGAAATATCTTCAGCAATTACCTTCGTAAATGATGGAGAAAAAATTATTAAAAGTATCAAGGAAAAAATTGAAGATTTAATTCCTTTAATTATAGGCAGCAGCTGGGATTCAATAATTGCTTCTAAGTTGAAAGGATATTTCATTTCTATAAGTCTTCCTATTTCAGATAGGTTGATACTCAATAAAAGTTATGTTGGATATGAAGGAAGGCTAGCTTTTATAGAAGATATTTTTTCCTGCATATTAAGAGGATTATAA
- a CDS encoding ATP-dependent RecD-like DNA helicase encodes MQELQGVVEDIIFQNKDNGYAVAKMKEREHTITIVGCIPYIIEGQNLKVSGEWVIHPEFGHQFKVKIFEEIIPDTLVGIEKYLSSGIISGIGPVTAKKIVEKFGKDTLHILDSNIERLKEIEGIGARKISLIEKSYCKQYEIRNIMIFMQTYGVTPNQCVKIYKKLGANSINMVKENPYILTEEISGIGFKIADKIARGLGIEKDSPFRIQSGIKYLINKFCSMGNTYMPIDILIKNGMNILGVTQKELEKNIYESSLNGKIKLEQWQDKVCVFSMTYYYCELSVTKKILTLAFNKYKNIDLNIHEEIKNFEKTNDIKFDLSQKEAIKGAVENSVEIITGGPGTGKTTIINCIIQLFEKSNLKVLMAAPTGRAAKRMSEATNKEAKTIHRLLEIGVESDEEALFFSRGEESPLQCDVVIIDEASMIDIVMMNNLLKSISLKTRLIIVGDSQQLPSVGPGNVLRDLIDSRCIKVVRLKEIFRQSRESMIIVNAHKINSGEMPILNKKFKDFYFIRSLEFSNILNLLVELANKRLPAFNEHWDKMKHIQILSPMRKGILGVSNLNRKLQEVLNPRSDNKKEKCFRDMIFRVGDKVMQIKNNYTLKWTGISEEKEGKGMGIFNGDFGYIEDIDEEKNTVTVIFDEEKRVVYDSICLDELDLAYAITIHKSQGSEFPVIIVPIFMGSVLLMNRNLLYTAITRAKEMVVLVGDLRALSFMIGNNKSFERYSLLKYRIMDIMESEVDVTLEQNEFH; translated from the coding sequence ATGCAGGAATTACAGGGAGTTGTAGAAGATATAATATTTCAGAACAAGGATAATGGGTATGCGGTGGCTAAAATGAAAGAGAGAGAACATACAATAACTATAGTTGGATGTATACCTTATATAATAGAAGGACAAAATTTAAAGGTTTCAGGAGAATGGGTAATTCATCCTGAATTTGGGCATCAATTTAAAGTTAAAATATTTGAAGAGATAATTCCAGATACCTTAGTTGGTATAGAAAAATATTTGTCTTCAGGTATTATATCAGGCATAGGACCGGTTACTGCAAAAAAAATAGTAGAAAAGTTTGGAAAAGATACCCTTCATATACTAGATAGCAACATAGAAAGGCTAAAAGAAATAGAGGGTATAGGGGCAAGAAAAATATCCTTAATAGAAAAATCTTATTGTAAGCAATATGAGATAAGAAATATAATGATATTTATGCAAACTTATGGAGTGACTCCTAATCAGTGTGTAAAAATATACAAAAAGTTAGGAGCTAACTCTATAAATATGGTAAAAGAAAATCCGTATATTCTTACAGAAGAAATATCAGGAATAGGATTCAAGATAGCAGATAAAATAGCAAGGGGTCTTGGCATAGAAAAAGATTCTCCTTTTAGGATACAAAGTGGTATAAAATATTTAATAAATAAATTTTGCAGCATGGGAAATACTTATATGCCTATAGATATATTGATAAAAAATGGAATGAATATACTTGGGGTGACTCAAAAAGAATTGGAGAAAAATATATATGAAAGTTCCTTAAATGGGAAAATAAAGTTAGAACAATGGCAAGATAAGGTCTGTGTATTTTCTATGACCTATTATTATTGTGAATTAAGTGTAACTAAGAAGATATTAACTCTAGCTTTCAACAAGTATAAAAATATAGATTTGAATATACATGAAGAAATTAAAAATTTTGAAAAGACAAATGACATAAAATTCGATCTTTCACAAAAAGAAGCAATTAAAGGGGCAGTAGAAAATAGTGTAGAAATAATAACAGGAGGACCTGGAACAGGAAAGACTACTATAATTAATTGTATAATTCAGTTATTTGAAAAATCTAACTTGAAAGTTCTCATGGCTGCACCTACCGGAAGGGCTGCGAAGAGAATGTCAGAGGCAACTAATAAAGAGGCAAAAACTATACATAGATTACTTGAAATAGGTGTGGAAAGTGATGAGGAAGCATTATTTTTTTCTAGGGGGGAAGAATCTCCTCTTCAATGTGATGTAGTAATTATAGATGAAGCTTCTATGATAGATATAGTAATGATGAATAATTTATTAAAATCTATTTCATTAAAAACAAGACTTATAATAGTAGGAGATTCACAGCAGCTTCCTTCTGTAGGACCTGGAAATGTACTTAGAGATCTTATAGATAGCCGATGCATTAAAGTAGTTAGGTTAAAAGAAATATTTAGACAGTCAAGAGAAAGCATGATTATAGTAAATGCCCATAAAATAAATTCAGGAGAAATGCCAATCTTAAATAAGAAATTTAAAGATTTTTATTTTATAAGATCTTTGGAATTCTCTAACATATTAAATCTTTTAGTAGAATTAGCAAATAAAAGATTACCAGCATTCAATGAGCATTGGGATAAAATGAAACATATTCAAATATTATCTCCTATGAGAAAAGGAATTTTAGGAGTATCAAATTTAAATAGAAAACTTCAGGAGGTTTTAAATCCTAGAAGTGATAATAAAAAAGAAAAGTGCTTTAGAGATATGATTTTTAGAGTTGGAGATAAAGTAATGCAAATTAAAAATAACTATACTTTAAAATGGACAGGAATTTCAGAAGAAAAAGAGGGAAAAGGTATGGGGATTTTTAATGGTGATTTTGGATATATTGAGGACATTGATGAAGAAAAAAACACAGTAACTGTTATATTCGATGAAGAAAAGAGAGTTGTATACGATAGTATATGTTTAGATGAACTAGATTTGGCTTATGCCATAACTATACATAAAAGTCAGGGTAGTGAATTTCCTGTTATTATTGTTCCTATATTTATGGGGTCAGTTTTACTTATGAACAGAAATTTATTATATACAGCTATAACTAGGGCAAAAGAGATGGTGGTGCTTGTAGGAGATTTAAGAGCCTTAAGCTTTATGATAGGTAATAATAAAAGTTTTGAAAGGTATTCCTTATTAAAATATAGAATAATGGATATAATGGAGAGTGAAGTGGATGTTACTTTGGAACAAAATGAGTTTCATTGA